From the genome of Medicago truncatula cultivar Jemalong A17 chromosome 2, MtrunA17r5.0-ANR, whole genome shotgun sequence:
AAACTCTAAGCAAGTAAAGGCTGAGTTCAGGACCACCACTACCAACATGGTTCATCATGTAGAAAGCTTCAGAATCTTTAGACCCAATAACCCTCTCATACTTAGCTCTCATATACATGAGCTCACCTTCAAACTCACCTCCATTCCCACTACTTGGCATTGGCAACACACCAGCACCCATTGAAATAGGTTCCACAGCTTTCAATATCTTCCATTCCTCTGATCCACATTCATGCCTATAAGCATAACCACATTTTCTTCCATTACAATAAGACCTCCAAATTGGTTCCTCAAGCAACTTCAAACTCTTTCTCCCTCCTCCTTTCTTCTCACACTCCAATGCAATCCTCACCACTCCAGAAGCCATTTCTCTAACCAAAACACTTGTTGGTGTTGCTAGCTCAATTAAGAATGTAGGGCTCAACTTTGAGTCATCTTGGAAAGCAAAATGGACATGTCCACGACGGTATCCGAAAAGGGTGCCCACCATACGTGTGCCACTAGAACTGTGAAGTGAACGGTTCTTTGTGAGAATTGTTAGTGCTGACTTGAACtttgattttgaattcttcttcttttcaagaGCAGCAATTTCTAATGGCATTTGGATtcttaaatgattatgatgatgtcgATGATGATGATCCTCTTCTTtctcaccaccatcatcatcatcatcctcaggAAAGTGTGATGATGAACTTATATTGAGTATTACTtcctcatcatcttcatccaaaGCCTTCTTTTTCCAATGGAAATACCTTCTAGAGAAGGAGAAAGAAGAGTCATGTGATGACTTGGCTGCCATTATGGTCTTCATAaccaaaaaaatgtaaaaaagtaACTTctgaaaagatttttttttttataagaaccACATGAGCATTATCATAAtgatcatcaacataaacaaaagagAGTAAGTAACCAAGAGAGGTTTTacaaatgatataatttagTAGTGTGCTTAGTGTGTTTAAAAGGGTGATTTTATCTTCATCATTGTATCACCTTTTTGTCAAAACAATATGACAAAAGGAAGGTAAGCGGCCACCACCTACCTTTTAGGGAACAAGGATTTAAAGATTTTGAGGGCAACAATAAATCAGAATTGATATGGACAGGTAAAgtttgatgatattgttgtgtGTGTGAGGTggggtgcggttatggtgcacaAGGAAATCCtgcataaattcagaaatggtttctgtgagttgtattCCAAAGctattagatgtacttaatggtttccagcatcCTGCATAAGGATTTTCAGCACTgcataaaattatgccaaaaccattttacAAGGATTTCCTTATGTACCATAACCGCACCCTCTGAGGTGGaactaaaaaaagtaacattGTTTTGGTATTATTTCTTGATCAAGAGAAAAGGGTAGGAGGAGGGGCTTGACTAGTTACACTGACTAGCACTGGAGACAGTTAATGGCAGGTGAAATCACACCTACCATACCCACCTTAGAATGGAATTGGTGAGGGATAAATACAACCACATGATATATTACCTGCATACCTAAACATTAAACTATcttgaaaattttcattgtcaCTATGCATAGGAATCACTTTGAATTATCATTttctgtatttttttaaatttttatgttgtatCTTTTATATACTGCTAAAGACTTTAAATGATCAAAAGCattaataatttatagaatAACATACCTCGAATTGGTACAAAGGTAGACTAATAATAACTAGTGCACATGTCCTAGTTCAACTaataaaaatgtcgaaattatTAGGTCGGTAatcagagttcgaaccccaTCTCATCTCATGTGAGTTTCTAATGGTTTTGTCATTTTGTtcatctaccaaaaaaaaataacactaactgtcttttttgtatttcttttttttagggaatctAGTTTGTATTTCTTGAGAccacttttaactattttttattttttattttttttaaatattgtaacTTAATACATAAATTATCTAAAAGTTATGATACTCAATTACAAATTGTCATTGAATAtcttaaatactaaaaatatgcaagtttcttttctttttctttttttgataaaaagtgTAAgtttataaagatttttttttttaattgttaataaaatgtaaaaaaccaaaaatatctaaaagtgattttaaaaGCTACAAATAAGCACAAGCACCATCGATTGTCATTCGAGTTTATTTTGCTTGTATTCTAATTTATGAATACATAGCCTTAGGTTGTGGTGCATCTCTTGTCATTATAATTGTATTTCCCTATACTTATCCTTCAGTCTTTCACTAACATGAATCTGAATTTACACATCATAAAGAAAggagaaaggaaaagaaaaaaaaaactaattttatatcACTTAGAAATGCACTGCCGAACAAATTATGTCATCTGAAATGACACTTCTGAAAAATATACGAATTTTTTAGTAGGAAATGAGATGAAAAGTAACCAGATCAAAATTTGTAAAGATCACCACAATACATCTAGAAAGAATGATAGATCGATTTGAAAGCCTAATTTTCTGGATTACAATACAACAATGAGGAGCTACCAGAGCTCAAACTAAATGCCTAAATTTGCCTTGATCGTAATGATCgcatacaaaaaatattttacacaaaCATTTAACTACATCGTTTTATCAGGAAACATTTAACTACGTGAATCAGGGTCTCGTGCTACAAACTTGACATACAATCTTGATGAAGTAGAAACTATCTCTACTCATTCCTTTCTAAAAGGTAGGACAGCGCCATCGATACAAGCTTTTCTTTCTGCCTTTTGTACTCGTTGTAACGAAGGAAAAAGTAACCAAGATAATCAAAATCTATTGGGGACATCTTTGCCTGTTTATTATGCAAGGAAATATCAATAGCCATGgatataattttaataacaaagcaaaacaagcataaaagaagaaaatatattacCTGAATTAGCCCCCACAAAGACCAGAAAAGGTGTGAGGCCAGTGCATATGTATTTACCTCGACATACAAAGTTTTAAGATCATTCTCAGACACCTGTATTGTGAATTGGTATTAAAGATCTTATAGAAATGCAATACAGCCGGAAAagaaaataacctatattacagtTAAATAGTACACGAATAATTTACATGTCCTCAAGTGGAACAGGGCCTTCAAGTCTAAGACAAGTTTCAAAAAGTGTTGGAATAAAAGCGGTAATGTTCGAAAGAGATTAAATTTTTATGTCGGAGATACACAATACAACTGATGCCCTGAAGGACTGTAGCCTGGTTAGGAGCAAGGTAGTTAAAATCGAGATGTTACGCAAAATCAGAAAGGGAACGTAAAATCGTAAATTGTGCAATCGTCAGTTTTGACTTGGGACCTTGAGTGTGCTCCACCCACGGTCTCAGTTTTGATTCCCACCGATGCCAATTTCGGTGGACCGGTGCATAGAGAgctttgctctggctttaaacagGGCCCCGCAAATGGACAGTGGGAGTTGATCCCTCAGATTAGTCGTTCCTTGAGCCGGATACCGAGTTTAcaaatatgtgtgtgtgtggagGGATGTGGGTGTATGTGGGCATATAAAACTaaatcaaagaaagaaaaccTTAAATGACACTTGAAATACTTAagtaaattcaaattcaatagcATGTTTGAAGTCATTTGGAAATTAATCAgaaggattttattttaatgcaaCCAAAATCACTAAATCGCAAGATTTATGTGTGTACTCTTAATCGATGAAGGTAAGCATAATCACAAAATCTTAAGCTTTTACGACTCAAATCAGGATTCCACCCTATTCTACAAAAATAGGATTATTTGTGTGCTCTTAATCGTTGACGGCAAACATAGTTGCAAAATCGCAAGATTTTACAATTCAAACCGGGATTGTAATTTCCATGGCTAGGAGTAACAAAATATCATCACCACTGGCCAAGTAAATTTCGCAAGTATCAATTTGACATTCTCCATTCCTGACCAATACAGAGATTTCCCTGACAGGTCAATGAATTTTGTAGCAAGTATGAGAGTTTGTCAACTTGACTCCCCTCCCATACCCAaaagtcaaaataaaaagataacttACAAATACTAACACTGAAGTGGTGTTTTAATCGTAGACAGTAAAAAACCTAAATAAACACGCATGACAGAAAAGATGATGATCATGGCCATAGTTGATAGACTATGTGGATCTCGTTTTACGGATGCATGATAATCtggaaacaataaaataaattgcatttttaaatagggttaaatatgtttttagtccctacattttgcgCAACTTTAAATaatagtccttacatttcaatatatgtttttaaaatcctcacattttCTTTCCGTTACTACAATTGGTCCCTGCCGTCAAATTTTGTTGCCAGGACAAACAGAAGTTGCCACATCAACAACACTAGGATGCCACGTGGGCTAATAATAACATGGGATGCCACGTGccaaacaaattatatatattaaatttaaaattttaatatttatttgatttattaaacaTCACCTCATCTGCCTTTATCTTCAGCCACCATTTCCATCATGTAGCCTTAACTCACCTTTCCTCCTTCTACTTCCTCCTCTGTTTTTTAATTTCGGTTTTCTACTTCCAAAGTCAAATCAGTAATTCAAAATTGGTTTTTTGCTCCTTtgacatttttttccttttgattttgCTGGGATTTTTTCAGCTTAAACGGAGAATTCCTTTTGCAGAGAGATGAATGGAGAGATCATGAGGAAGAATGAGTTTGATTTGGGGATTAGAGATTTCAATCCTCtctctttgtaatttttttattttttttttaactaccAAGAGGCTGAAATTAAAGGTTCTTTGGTAACGTACAGTAACAGAAGGAAACCAGTAGCCCAGAAAGCAACACCTCCAAACAAATCTCAACCATAAGCATGGTTCACAGTCTTAATGATCCACTAGCTCTCTTCTTATAGTTTCTGATAAAAAGCTTATCGAAAGGAGTTTTGACAACTGTGTTGGTTGGATTTGGTTGCGTAGCTGTGACGCCTGCGATAGGTTGCACCATCCTCCATAAGCTTTTGCTACCTCTGCCTCACCGCTTAGCTTATTAGGGTTTTCAAAGAAAGTCTTTGTAATGGGTTTGATAAATGGGTCGGGTTGTTTTAACCATGTTTGCTGGTCCAACCCAtttaagaagtaaaaaaaaataaaaaataccacaTCACCAATCTGTTTGCTGACTGTGTAAAAATTGACGGAAGGGACTAATTTTAGTAACGGAGCAAAAATGTAGGGatattaaaaacatttattgaaatgtaggtACTATTCTTCAAAGTCGTGCTAAATGTAGGGATcaataacatatttaacccttttaaaTATTAATCCCTTTCACTGTGATTATTACCTCTTGAGGTCTGTCTGGCTGTAAATAATGCCTGAAGAAATGATATTGTTCATTCATATTTGGGTACCTGCATGATAAAATGTTGAATAACTAAGAAATTCATCTGCATGATAAAATGTTGAATAACTAAGAAATTAATCATGACTGAGTAAAGCGAGAATAGCAAGCATAAACAACTTACAAGGAGTAGTCACATTCAAAACCAGCATATTCTGCAAAGTGATTCCCTATGTCATAGCCTCTGTAGTTGTATGATGCATATTCATAATCAATGAAGTAAAGTTTATCTGGACATTTGTCAGAACAG
Proteins encoded in this window:
- the LOC25486733 gene encoding protein MIZU-KUSSEI 1, with product MKTIMAAKSSHDSSFSFSRRYFHWKKKALDEDDEEVILNISSSSHFPEDDDDDGGEKEEDHHHRHHHNHLRIQMPLEIAALEKKKNSKSKFKSALTILTKNRSLHSSSGTRMVGTLFGYRRGHVHFAFQDDSKLSPTFLIELATPTSVLVREMASGVVRIALECEKKGGGRKSLKLLEEPIWRSYCNGRKCGYAYRHECGSEEWKILKAVEPISMGAGVLPMPSSGNGGEFEGELMYMRAKYERVIGSKDSEAFYMMNHVGSGGPELSLYLLRV